GCCAAGGACTCCCAGAGCTCACTTGAGCAGGGTGAGGTAGTATGAGTTACGGAGGTGCCACTTTGTGAGTATGCAAGATCCGAGGGCCCTCTCCCTCCAGCCTTCTTTGGGCAAGACCCCTTCAAAAATCAACTAAGTACTGAGTCAGCCAGCCCTGTGGACTGGACAGATACCCCAGCCACCTGAACCAGCCGTCATCCAACAGCGCCCCCTGGAGGTGATGCAATGACAGATCAGGATAAATTCCAGCAGGTCAAACACGAGCTGCCAAAGCTCTGGCCCTTATAGCACAAAGTAAACAACAGTGGTATCCGATTCGGACAGTCAAAACGCACACTCTGCTACACACCGCCAGTTTCTCAGGTCCCTTTAATCCTGAAGAGCTCACAGAGTCCACCATTCCACCACCTCATGGGGTCTCCTCATCTACACTATAGGCCAAACACACTTCTGGGTGGGAGACTGGATGGAAATTAAGGCAAGGCTCCTGCCGCCAGATACATCCTCACTTGCCCACCAGGAAACTCAAGGTTGACAGAGGTGGCCAGAATGACAGATGACTGTATCAAAGTGGCTCCCTATTCTCTTTGCCCCACAGGGAAGGCCTGACGTCCTGGGTCATCACTCCATAAAACCATTCTTCTTTGGAAATGAGGAGAAGAGGGAAACCTTCCTTCCTGTCCACCCCTGCTGCCACTTCTGGCGGCACTGCAGGACAACCCCTTCTGGCTGGCAAAGATTCATTCAAAAGCTTTCTGACCAACCCCTTCCTCTAAATAGAAAGCTTTGTCTCAGTTTGGATCTAGCTGCCAAAGATTTTTCACTGTCCAATCAGCAGATTAGGGCCATGAAACAAGCAGGCACCTTCATCTCTGACACCTTTTCCCTGCTGAGGGCTAGGACTCAAACCTGAGGTAAGCCACCCTGCTGATAGCCTTCTGGATAGCCACAGTTCCAAAATCTTTCTTGTAACTGGTTGTTCCAGTAATTCCTACTGAGAAAACCTCTCTCCACCTCCTCTATTCGGTGAGGCTGTTGGTTGGATTCTTAGCAGCATAAAACCTATCAGTAAACTAAAACTAGACAGGCTAGAGAAGGGGATCTAGTTGACACCAACTGTCTGATTAGATCCCAAAACTAGCCTCAAAAGAATCAAACTCACAGCCCTTCATGGGCAAGAACAGGTATGGAGGTAAACGCGATAGGGCCATTGCTTCTCAAAAACAGTAACTTAGCTTATgtgctatttcttcatttttcttctttaaacacAACACAGAACAGAATTCCTAGCAAGGCAAAATTGTAACTTCAGCTGAGGAGGGACCAACAGCCATTAGAAAATCTGTGTCCTGGCTGCCCCCTGAGAGCTGCCCCGGCTCTGCTGGGACCCAGTCAGCTGTCCGAGTTCTTCTCTGCCTCTTTGGAATGGATAATGTACATGAAGGTCTGTTCAATGGTGAAGTCGGGCGGGAGGCTGCCTTTGTGCACACCGACGTGCTTGCTCATGAGGTTAAGGGTGGAACTATAGTGGCCACAGACAGTGCAGCGGTACATCAGGGCCCCCGAGTGTGTCTTCAGGTGGCACTTAATGGTCGAGCGGCCTCGGAAGAACTTGTGGCACACCTTACACTGGTATGGCTTCTCGCCCGTGTGGATCCGCCGGTGGTAGTTGAACTCGCTGGTGTGGGCGAACCTTTTGCCGCAGACCTTGCAGCTATACTTGCTGTTCCCAGGTTGGCCCTGCAGAGCCAGCTCCTCACTCAGGAACTCCTCTGCAGGTAGCTTCCGCTTCTGGAGAGCTGGGTGCTGTAGCCCAAAACCAGGCCGCATGTCCAGAGCACTGTTACATTTGTGCTGGCTGACGTGGTAGCGATAGGCAGCCTCCGACTTGAAGCTCTGGCTGCACAAGTGACAGCGGAAGAGGGCGTCTTCCAGGCTTTGGTGCACGGCCATGTGCTTCTCCAGGAGGTGCCAGTCCACAAAACTGTTGgcacagacagagcaggagaagacTGAAATGCCGAGATGGGAGAGTGTGTGCCACATAAGGCTGCAGAGGTTGAGGTGGCGCTGGTCACAAACACTGCAAACCTGGCCCTTCACGTTTAGGTGGTCAAGGATGTGGCCCCGGACCACGTGGAAATCTTTGGCCAATGCCTTCCCACAGGCAGCACATTTCAACTCAGGGGAGGCTGCCCCTGAAAACAGGCCCAGCTTGCTAGGCAGGGGATCATTGGGGTGGACAATGATGTTGTTCTCAGATATGCCATCCTGTCGGTGGAGGGTCAGCTGCCACTGGGTAAAGAACTTGGTTTCACACATGTCACAGGAGAAGAGGAAAATACCAATGTGGGACAGGACGTGGGTCACCCGGGAGTTTCTGTCCTGGAAGTGGGTCTCACACACCTTGCAGTTGCCTGTCAGCAGGTCCACATGGTCCCGAGCATGCTGCCGGATCAGCTGAATGTTGGGCTCCAGAACTTTCTTGCACACTTGGCAAGGCATGGCCTTATTCTCCCGGGTGTCATTCTCTCCAAAAGTCAGTTCGTCCTCACTGTCGTCACTCAGCTCAATCACCTCCTCGGTTGTGCCTAACTCTTCGGTGGGGTCTTCAAACTGCAAATCATCATCCCCCAGGTCCTCCAGCTGCAGCTCATCCATCTGCCCAAAGCTTGGATCTTTGGAATGCTCACTATTGCTCAGACAGGAGTTGCTCCCAGTAGTAATGTCTATTGCATTGTCAGGAGCGAAGAAGCTGTTTTTACTGAAGTCTCCGTTGCTTTGAACTTTGTACGGCTGGCAGGAGCCCATGCTGGTCTGGACACGCATGCTGACAGTGCCTAGGCCCGACTGGGTCACTGTACTGGGAATGGA
The DNA window shown above is from Elephas maximus indicus isolate mEleMax1 chromosome 4, mEleMax1 primary haplotype, whole genome shotgun sequence and carries:
- the ZBTB39 gene encoding zinc finger and BTB domain-containing protein 39, whose product is MGMRIKLQSTNHPNNLLKELNKCRLSETMCDVTIVVGSRSFPAHKAVLACAAGYFQNLFLNTGLDAARTYVVDFITPANFEKILSFVYTSELFTDLINVGVIYEVAERLGMEDLLRACHSTFPDLESTAVAKSLTTTSESRSGTLSCTSAEPAHPLGELRGGGEHFGPDRNYVLPSDAGGGYKEEERNVTSDTNHSLPLPQLPPKTEDHDAPAPFTSIPSTVTQSGLGTVSMRVQTSMGSCQPYKVQSNGDFSKNSFFAPDNAIDITTGSNSCLSNSEHSKDPSFGQMDELQLEDLGDDDLQFEDPTEELGTTEEVIELSDDSEDELTFGENDTRENKAMPCQVCKKVLEPNIQLIRQHARDHVDLLTGNCKVCETHFQDRNSRVTHVLSHIGIFLFSCDMCETKFFTQWQLTLHRQDGISENNIIVHPNDPLPSKLGLFSGAASPELKCAACGKALAKDFHVVRGHILDHLNVKGQVCSVCDQRHLNLCSLMWHTLSHLGISVFSCSVCANSFVDWHLLEKHMAVHQSLEDALFRCHLCSQSFKSEAAYRYHVSQHKCNSALDMRPGFGLQHPALQKRKLPAEEFLSEELALQGQPGNSKYSCKVCGKRFAHTSEFNYHRRIHTGEKPYQCKVCHKFFRGRSTIKCHLKTHSGALMYRCTVCGHYSSTLNLMSKHVGVHKGSLPPDFTIEQTFMYIIHSKEAEKNSDS